GACATCCAACACTATGATGTGGGCCTTGCACCTGCTGTCACAAGATCCAAAGGCACAGGACACACTGTACCAGGAAGTTAACAGTGTCATCAAGGGGGACAAAATTCCAACAGCTGAGGACATTAACAGAATGCCCTACCTCAAGGCTGTCATCAAAGAGACTCTAAGgtggagagaagaaaaacatttataagTACATGCTTATTGTATTTAAGTATCATATAGTGTATAGCTGCATGGTATGCAGTTAGTTCTTTTTCACTGTATTTCACCAAAGACAAATGCAGAAGTATACTTATATCATGGGCAGTGCAGATATTTAACTTTAATCTACATGTGTAATTTATCTTGTTACTTATTCTGTATAAATggattattttatcttttatattaAGACTATTTTATAATTATGTCTAGAATGTACCCAGTTGTTCCCATGAACGCACGCCTTCTATCAGAAAAAGATGTGATTATCGGAGGACACTTCTTCCCTAAGAAGGTACTGTTTTTTCCCTTAACTATTTTAATTCTAAACTCTGTTTTCCTCCATGTATCACTGTTTAACTAATCATCCACTCTAACAGACCACATTTATAATGCATCATTATGCAATCGGTCATGATGAGACGACATTTCCCGAACCAAAAGTCTTCAAGCCTGAGCGTTGGTTACGGGACGGGAGGGAGCGTCCCAGCCCATTTGGATCCATTCCATTTGGATTTGGAGTGAGAGGATGTCTTGGCAAACGTATTGCTGAACTGGAGATGCACTTGGCTCTGGCAAGGGTAAGAAACTAGGACCTTACTGGATGATATAATGAATGTTATCCATCTGTTTGTTTAATAGAAGTTATTCagcttttacaatggacatgtAAAATCTACACCACCCCCTAAAATGGGCTTTAGTCATACAGGCAATCATAGATAGTGCCAAATACCAATCTATTTAGGCACAAAACACTGAATAACTGTAAGTGGGCTGTGCACAGTTGAGCCGCTTTCAGTTTAATCTGGACCTGGGCCATTTTTGCaaggaagaggaataaaattgCCAAATTAAGATATACTTAGCTGGTAGACACTTGCCCATAAATGAATGAGCAAGCAgaaattttttcccctctaaaacattttcatgtgtttttcaCTCAAATTTAGTTCAGTGCTATATcacattaaaggtggaaaaTATCTGAAATTATTTATATCTGTGTAAACTTTGCATGTCTACTGTATATtagtgtacattttttaaaaatgatttgatgTTTTATCTGATATCTGAAGGGTTAACATTTTGCACTTTGTTATTATTTTCTAGATAATAAAGCTGTTCGAAGTCAAGCTGGATCCCAATGTGGGAGAGGTCAAAGCTCTCAGTCGTATTGTGCTTGTGGCAGACAAAACAGTCAATTTTCATTTTCTGGAGCGGAAACAAGTAACCACTGAAAGCTGCTCTGAGCTTTAAAATCCACCAAACATCTATACACCCACtataaaaacactttttatgAAAACTCTTTCTCCAAAGAGGTGTCGTGGTGTCTCACTGTAGCACCATGATCCTGCCATATTGGTAAACTAGGAAGCACAGAGACTCTTCTGTCACCTGTAAGGAACCCAGTCTCCATCATTCTACCAGTCCTTCTATAAACTCTGTCATCTCACTGGTGTGTCTTTATGTATTGATGTGAATGAAAAACAGCTAGAGCatgaatttattcatttctatttGTATGTAAagacaatttaatttaataagtaTTCTTGAAAGAAATTTAATACGTTTTCAGTGTGGATataaaaaacagattaaaaaaaattaatcaatgCTCAATTAGaaatattatgtaaaatattataCAAGATTGTATTTGATATTGATATTCTTTCAATATGCTGTACTATAAACAGCCATGAACACATAATGTGAACAGTTTGTTATTGTGTCTGAGCATAACATTAATTGAACTTATGgattaataattatttcaccAGGTGTTCACTTAGATATACAAATTCCAGAATAATTTTTACAGGACATGCATTTTGTATGTCTGatatttatttcacacacacacacacacacacagagagagagagagagagagagagatattgtttAACACCATTCTTACAGATCCTTTACATTCTTTTTAAATGTAGTGGTCTATTTTGGCACAAAACGTGTGAAAATCTGTTGAACCCAACACCCTACCCTGTAATCCCAACACACAAGTTAATTaagttaatgttaaaaaaacacGAACGAAGCTTAACATATAAAAAGTTAAAGTGTGCCCTATAATCCACTTTGTTTTTATAACAGCCTTTATAGAAGGGTTGATGATCCATAGAGTAGTTGCCATTCCTTGCTTTTGCCGCTTACTGAAACACAAGCTGCACACTACAGCTTCCAACTCCATTAATGGCGGGACGTTTGGCTTTGTGTAGGACTGAGACAAAGGCTATTCATGTGTTCCTTCATCCTATAACAGCAAGTCTTGGCATTCAGAGAAGTGCAGGAGGAAATTCTACAGCCTCTGTCCCTTCAGGGAGCATCAGGACTGAGGCTGACCTCCCTGAGGTCACTTTTCCCACAATGCTGTACAGGCTGGTCATTCAAGGGTACTACAATCACATGCATGAGCTGCAGGTATAGTAGGTTAATGTGCTGTACATGTGGGGGCATTTCACTGCTGTGTGGTTTATTTGTGTTCTGGTAGTCATCATGATACTTGGCATAACTTTGAAAACAAAACTGTAACAAAATGAAAGATGTTCTGTGCATCTTCTGATGCTGAAGATCTAATGACATACATAAaagcttaatgatttttttcGTTGTTTTATAATTTTCTTAGTTATATGAGAAGCAGCTTTATGGCCCGATGTATAAAGTAAGAGGTGGCAACAAGCATACAATTGCACTGAATAGTGTGGAGCTGCTGGAGGAGCTGATGAGGAAAGATGATAAATTCCCTATGAGAGAAGACATGGCACTCTGGACTGAATACCGAGATATGCACGGTTTGGGTTATGGTCCTCTCACTGAGTAAGCCACATTGTGTTTCTTTAGGTGTGCATGAGTTGTACGTTTCTGctgtttccatttcattttaagGCATAATCTATAAACCTGATTTAATTATGAGCTGAGTAGATTAGTCTATTCGTGGACGGGCTGCTACAGGCCTAGCCAAGCATTGGCGCTGAGACCTGGGGCAATGGCGTCATATTGTTTATTAGTGGTGATTCAAGTCAAAAAGATTCATTCAGATTCATTCAGTGATTCTTTCAGTGACCCTTTCTGTAaaacacatcattacaccagtAAATGGGGCCAGTGTGGTTTTTTAGACATTATAATTAAgtcattattttattcagtattttaGTCAGTGCAGGCTAGTTTTGATTGGTCACAAACAAGAACCCAAATGTAATTTAGGGGAAAAAAGGTTGATTTAGAGATGCCCTTGAAAACTAACCAACTgctaaaaattattattattattattattattattattattattattattattattttaaatgacagTATATTACAATCAGAGAGGTATTGACCATTCTATGTGCTGTTTCAATAGGTTACTACTGAAAGCAAAATTCTCAAAATACATGCATTTATATCATACAAAGCTACAAAACTGCATATAATTGCACATACATATTTGTAACTGAAACTGTGATCTACGTCACACTAGTACATTTTAATCACTGTGCTAACACTGTTAATAAATACTCTAAGAATGGCTGTAAAATCCACCCTCTAGAAAGAAAAATCTTTCACAGTTTACAGTGCAAGGACTTAGGCAAAGTCCTGATCACTTGTTAATGAGTCACATCCCTGTCTACCTCTGGGCTTCCTGATTCATTCATAGACACGTCTCCTAGTTTACCAACAATGATCTACCAACAATTTTCATTTATGCAAATTTTGATAGTTTCTTTAAAGCAAATGATAGAaatatgttgtgttttttccctGCTAGGAAAGGAGAGAAATGGTACAAGCTCAGATCTGTGCTGAATAAGCGTATGCTGCATCCGAAGGACTCTATGAAGTATGATAATATGGTTAATGAGGTGGTCACAGATTTTATCAAACGGATATGCCATGTACGCCAGATGAGCTCCACTGGAGACCTGATACCCAACATGTCCAAAGAGCTGTATCATTTCAGTCTAGAAGGTATGGCCTGTCAGGTCTTAAATATAACAATTATATCTAGTCTGATTTTATTATATAGATTGCTCATTTaattatgtgttttatttttatgtgtgataataaaaatgtaaaatgagaCATATGCCTGCTTCTTCAGGAATTTCCCGCATATTGTTTGAGACTCGTATTGGCTGTCTTGAAAATAAGATTCCAACAGAGACTCAAAACTTCATCAACTCCATTACCCAGATGTTCAATTATACAATGGCCGTGGCTTTGTTACCCAAGTGGACTCGTAATTATTTGCCATTCTGGCGGCTTTTAACAAGCGGTTGGGACGGAATCTTCAAATttggtgagatgatgaagacactGTTGTAACACTTAGtgttttccctctctcttcctgtccaTCTTCTATGGTACATATGTATGATCTAAAAAATAGTTGTattctatctgtgtgtgtgtttaaattgaGAGAAATATCTGCATGGCTTTGAATAGGCAGCAAGTTAATTGACAGGAAGATGGAGGACATTCAGAAGCGCCTGGATGCAGGTCAGGAAGTTGCAGGAGGGTATCTCAGCTACTTGCTTTCCAATACTAACATGAGTGAAAAGGATGTGTACGGCAGTGTTACTGAGCTGCTTC
This DNA window, taken from Hemibagrus wyckioides isolate EC202008001 linkage group LG06, SWU_Hwy_1.0, whole genome shotgun sequence, encodes the following:
- the LOC131354799 gene encoding sterol 26-hydroxylase, mitochondrial-like — encoded protein: MAGRLALCRTETKAIHVFLHPITASLGIQRSAGGNSTASVPSGSIRTEADLPEVTFPTMLYRLVIQGYYNHMHELQLYEKQLYGPMYKVRGGNKHTIALNSVELLEELMRKDDKFPMREDMALWTEYRDMHGLGYGPLTEKGEKWYKLRSVLNKRMLHPKDSMKYDNMVNEVVTDFIKRICHVRQMSSTGDLIPNMSKELYHFSLEGISRILFETRIGCLENKIPTETQNFINSITQMFNYTMAVALLPKWTRNYLPFWRLLTSGWDGIFKFGSKLIDRKMEDIQKRLDAGQEVAGGYLSYLLSNTNMSEKDVYGSVTELLLAGVDTTSNTMMWALHLLSQDPKAQDTLYQEVNSVIKGDKIPTAEDINRMPYLKAVIKETLRMYPVLPVNARLLSEKDVIIGGHLFPKKTTFIMHHYAIGRDEKIFPEPRVFKPERWLRDRMERPSPFGSIPFGFGVRGCLGKRIAELEMHLALARIIKLFEVKLDPNVGEVKALSRIVLVADKTVNFHFLERKQVTTESCSEL